From Prochlorococcus sp. MIT 1223, the proteins below share one genomic window:
- a CDS encoding asparaginase, which yields MKDKNNLLNKISSKKSAIKVLLKRGGMKESFHKAHAAVCDSKGRLLMSAGDFKYETFIRSALKPFQVIPFITSGTSESLKTGEKGIAIACGSHKGTPEQAREAFKLLWNADIKVSSLKCPIPIQKRSRLEHNCSGKHAAFLATCKKMDWPQDNYLDESHPIQLEIRRRVAEMLLIPPDELISANDNCGAPTLFLGINQMAMLYANLCGSTQPEFEQITRAIMRNTNLISGEGGFDDELMKRSHLQVISKGGSEGIQCLGRLGEGIGLAIKVEDGSRRAKHAVALHLLKQLEWITPTGIEEVEKIVLPQNQQFQIEVDGELRFQENFL from the coding sequence ATGAAGGATAAAAATAATCTACTAAATAAAATTAGTTCAAAAAAATCAGCAATTAAAGTTTTACTCAAAAGGGGAGGAATGAAGGAATCATTTCACAAGGCACATGCAGCTGTATGCGACTCTAAAGGAAGGCTATTAATGTCCGCGGGTGATTTCAAATACGAAACATTTATAAGGTCTGCATTAAAACCTTTTCAAGTAATTCCATTCATTACAAGCGGGACATCCGAAAGTCTTAAGACTGGTGAAAAAGGAATAGCAATAGCCTGTGGATCTCACAAAGGAACACCAGAACAAGCAAGAGAAGCTTTTAAACTCCTATGGAACGCAGATATAAAAGTATCCTCTTTAAAATGTCCAATTCCTATTCAAAAGAGAAGCAGACTTGAACATAATTGTTCAGGTAAACATGCAGCATTTCTTGCTACATGCAAAAAAATGGATTGGCCACAAGATAATTATCTAGATGAAAGTCACCCAATTCAATTAGAAATAAGAAGAAGAGTTGCTGAAATGTTATTGATTCCACCAGATGAATTAATAAGCGCAAATGATAATTGTGGAGCACCAACACTCTTCTTAGGAATTAATCAAATGGCTATGCTTTATGCGAATTTGTGTGGTTCAACTCAACCTGAATTTGAGCAAATAACAAGAGCCATTATGAGGAACACCAATTTAATTTCTGGAGAAGGAGGATTTGATGATGAATTAATGAAAAGATCGCATTTACAGGTGATAAGCAAAGGAGGTTCAGAAGGCATTCAATGCCTGGGAAGACTAGGAGAGGGAATTGGACTTGCCATCAAGGTTGAAGACGGCTCTAGAAGGGCTAAACATGCCGTAGCATTGCATTTACTAAAACAACTTGAATGGATAACTCCAACAGGAATTGAAGAAGTTGAGAAAATTGTCTTGCCCCAAAATCAACAATTTCAAATTGAAGTTGATGGTGAGTTGAGATTTCAAGAAAACTTTCTCTAA
- a CDS encoding phosphopantetheine-binding protein: protein MTKGEINEIICSVARIEKIENDQPLISSSILDSFSILILISKLELKFNITIALEDIDISNIDTVDKIYDLLTSMNTV from the coding sequence ATGACTAAAGGCGAAATAAACGAAATCATTTGTTCGGTAGCTAGAATAGAAAAAATTGAGAATGATCAACCATTAATTTCTTCTAGTATACTTGATTCTTTCTCTATATTAATTTTGATATCCAAGTTGGAATTAAAATTTAATATCACAATAGCCTTAGAAGATATAGATATTAGCAATATAGATACAGTAGATAAAATATACGATTTATTAACCTCTATGAATACTGTATAA
- a CDS encoding amino acid adenylation domain-containing protein: protein MWNYNLASRFESVVSDYSKNKAIVIDSIDYTYEELDLLSNKIAGYLTSLGISRGNVICLGGEKSFNLYSIVIACWKTGTTYFFVDTDSPISRIKLMIDRCNPTLMMGNDNFINLVKNHYKEIRCLSIKKNYDEIIKFSNNFKVKNIPGDTISYIMFTSGSTGEPNGVAVAHSSILLFSDWAKNEYLISSKDIISGLNQLFFDNSVFDIYVALLNGATLIPVKKSLLNNPNKVVKLLNDSRITIWFSVPSLIVFYLKFGSIKKDSLKNLRYIIFGGEGFPKSKLLELFNIIGDRVILSNVYGPTEATCICSSYSINSSDFDDIEMNRLAPIGTINSNFRYNILDKDKNQVQVGQVGELVLSGPHLSKGYFNNTSKTNQRFIQNPNNKNYIEIMYFTGDLVKLDSKNKLMYFCGRIDNQIKFMGYRIELGEIESCLNKEENINECCVLFGRKNNLEQITSFISTDLSRNDVLQILLAQLPTYMIPRDILTFKNLPKNQNGKIDRIKLAEDYYD from the coding sequence ATGTGGAACTATAACCTTGCTAGTCGGTTTGAATCTGTCGTTAGCGATTACTCTAAAAACAAAGCTATTGTTATTGATAGTATAGACTATACATATGAAGAATTAGATTTACTTAGTAATAAAATAGCAGGATATTTAACTTCTTTGGGAATCTCAAGAGGTAATGTAATTTGCCTTGGTGGAGAGAAGTCATTTAATTTATACTCTATTGTTATTGCTTGCTGGAAGACAGGCACTACCTATTTCTTTGTTGATACAGATTCTCCAATATCAAGAATTAAATTAATGATAGATAGGTGTAATCCAACCTTAATGATGGGTAATGATAACTTTATTAATTTGGTCAAAAATCATTATAAGGAAATAAGGTGCTTGTCTATAAAGAAAAATTATGACGAAATAATCAAATTCTCCAATAATTTTAAGGTGAAGAATATCCCTGGAGATACTATCTCTTATATTATGTTTACTTCTGGTTCGACAGGAGAACCTAATGGAGTAGCCGTCGCTCATAGTAGTATATTGCTTTTTTCAGATTGGGCTAAGAATGAATATTTAATATCTTCAAAAGATATTATCTCTGGTCTTAATCAACTATTTTTTGATAACTCAGTTTTTGACATTTATGTGGCACTACTTAATGGAGCAACGCTAATCCCCGTTAAAAAGTCTTTATTAAATAATCCAAATAAGGTGGTAAAGTTACTAAATGATAGTCGAATAACGATTTGGTTTTCAGTCCCATCATTGATTGTCTTCTATCTTAAATTTGGCTCTATAAAAAAAGACTCCCTTAAGAACCTCAGGTATATTATATTTGGAGGAGAAGGCTTTCCAAAGAGTAAACTATTAGAATTATTTAATATTATTGGTGACAGAGTAATTCTAAGTAATGTTTATGGACCTACAGAAGCAACATGTATCTGTTCAAGCTATTCAATAAATTCAAGTGATTTCGATGATATTGAAATGAATAGGTTGGCTCCTATTGGCACCATAAACTCAAATTTTCGTTATAATATATTAGATAAGGATAAAAATCAGGTACAGGTAGGTCAGGTTGGAGAACTTGTATTATCAGGCCCCCACCTTAGTAAGGGATACTTCAATAATACTTCTAAAACAAATCAACGATTTATACAGAATCCAAATAATAAAAATTATATAGAAATCATGTATTTTACAGGTGATTTAGTTAAATTAGATTCTAAGAATAAATTAATGTATTTTTGTGGAAGAATAGACAATCAAATTAAGTTTATGGGATACCGAATAGAATTAGGAGAAATTGAATCTTGTTTAAATAAAGAGGAAAATATAAATGAGTGTTGCGTTCTTTTTGGAAGAAAGAATAACTTAGAGCAAATTACTAGTTTTATATCTACTGATCTTTCCAGAAATGATGTGCTTCAAATACTTTTAGCTCAGCTTCCAACTTATATGATACCTAGAGATATCTTAACTTTCAAAAATCTGCCGAAAAATCAAAATGGTAAAATTGATAGAATTAAACTAGCAGAAGATTATTATGACTAA
- a CDS encoding CGLD27 family protein — MKYSMCPVPKAQIPIEEYQKLSESLFFNWPLISTTYFYRKIIYSWLMALPLMLIISTGSVQLRPYIDKLIFSSLVWSLVIPIGIIIRHILGWSYIYKRLKSERVEYEESGWYDGQIWEKTIEMREKDLLTAQHDIKPILLILKQSLLVIFTIFFIGLALNLTISFHQI; from the coding sequence ATGAAATATTCTATGTGCCCAGTCCCGAAAGCGCAGATTCCTATTGAAGAATATCAAAAATTATCAGAATCTTTATTCTTCAATTGGCCATTAATTAGTACTACTTACTTTTACAGAAAAATTATATATAGCTGGCTAATGGCATTACCTCTGATGCTTATAATATCTACTGGAAGTGTACAATTAAGGCCTTACATAGATAAGTTGATTTTTTCTAGTCTTGTCTGGTCATTGGTTATACCTATAGGCATCATAATAAGACATATACTTGGCTGGAGTTATATTTATAAAAGGCTAAAATCTGAGAGAGTAGAATATGAGGAGTCTGGTTGGTATGATGGACAAATATGGGAAAAGACTATTGAGATGAGAGAGAAAGATCTTCTCACAGCGCAACATGACATTAAACCTATTCTACTCATTTTAAAACAATCTCTATTAGTTATTTTTACAATATTTTTTATAGGTTTAGCCTTAAACTTAACAATTTCTTTTCATCAAATTTAA
- a CDS encoding class I SAM-dependent methyltransferase, which produces MRRFSDVKDFSNIECLDLGCGWGNNLRFLKDKGFSYSGVDFSKTAINHCKLNHKNVYCNSVEDMPFPNESFDVAFDRMCIQHNELSKIPKIFSEVHRVLKSSGVFFSILVEKANYNYTTSYLSRDQIEEISSIFSSINLDYIERSYEGGHHIVRANILTAIK; this is translated from the coding sequence ATGAGGAGATTTTCAGATGTAAAGGATTTTTCGAATATAGAATGTTTAGACTTGGGATGTGGTTGGGGCAATAATCTTAGGTTTCTGAAAGACAAAGGATTTTCTTATTCAGGTGTTGATTTTTCAAAAACGGCAATTAATCACTGCAAGCTAAATCATAAGAATGTATATTGCAATTCAGTTGAGGATATGCCGTTCCCTAATGAATCTTTTGATGTTGCGTTTGATCGTATGTGTATACAGCATAATGAATTAAGTAAAATACCAAAAATTTTTAGTGAGGTCCACAGAGTATTAAAAAGTTCTGGGGTCTTTTTTTCTATTTTAGTAGAGAAAGCAAATTATAACTATACTACAAGTTACTTAAGTCGAGATCAAATAGAAGAAATAAGCTCCATTTTTTCCTCTATTAATCTAGATTATATAGAGAGATCTTATGAAGGAGGGCATCATATTGTTAGGGCGAATATATTAACAGCCATTAAATAA
- a CDS encoding aromatic ring-hydroxylating dioxygenase subunit alpha, whose product MSNEGLKKIKELKFANKATLNTELKKNNEVKVKKEASPRPSNQLEGSLLGWYSVLSSYSLNENKLYSFSMFNEPLIIYRDNDSNIKCIKDLCPHRGSSFIGGEIKDGELVCPYHGARFSSKGNCTNIDRITCNHIVDTNYDNYAKKIHLYQYPCIERDGYIYIYYTGKAKTDINEFNIESKLEQTIPDTYGFNISEYEHEEVTVDFKADWVRIIENHLDILHIFWVHGETIPDKDVSKNVITSFDQEIIRDKYQIQSKYNHKDKDKGEFITIKFIPPGRVMIYKGAPETSRYVQVLDHIPLAQNRARVIVRHYRKFLKNKLLNRIIMFRQLQHKLFYQVFKEDYLILRTQTFNHQMGYIEKDNVKLLGEDKMVQYYWDWLQNAFIRDKPWELHPTTKNTNSIHEDMGMLYPPENPSLAIKNMRSIRMNTLIRALIPIGFIILLI is encoded by the coding sequence ATGAGCAATGAAGGCTTAAAAAAAATAAAAGAGCTTAAGTTTGCTAATAAAGCTACTTTAAATACGGAACTGAAAAAAAATAACGAAGTCAAGGTTAAAAAAGAGGCATCACCTCGTCCTTCTAACCAACTGGAAGGATCACTACTTGGGTGGTATTCAGTTTTAAGCAGTTATTCACTGAATGAAAATAAATTATATTCTTTTTCTATGTTTAATGAACCATTGATTATATATAGAGATAATGATTCAAATATAAAATGTATTAAAGATCTATGTCCACATAGAGGTTCATCTTTCATTGGAGGCGAAATAAAGGATGGTGAGCTTGTTTGCCCGTATCATGGAGCTAGATTTTCCTCTAAAGGTAATTGCACCAATATTGATAGAATCACTTGTAATCATATTGTAGATACAAACTACGATAACTATGCAAAGAAGATTCATCTATATCAATATCCATGTATAGAAAGGGATGGTTATATATATATATATTATACTGGTAAAGCTAAAACAGATATAAACGAATTCAATATAGAATCAAAGCTTGAACAAACTATACCTGATACGTATGGTTTTAATATTTCTGAATATGAACATGAAGAAGTCACTGTAGATTTTAAAGCGGACTGGGTAAGAATAATTGAAAACCATCTAGATATACTTCACATATTCTGGGTACATGGAGAGACAATACCTGATAAAGACGTAAGTAAAAATGTTATAACTAGTTTTGATCAAGAAATAATTAGAGATAAATACCAGATACAAAGTAAATACAATCATAAAGATAAAGATAAAGGGGAGTTTATAACAATTAAATTCATACCTCCTGGAAGGGTAATGATTTATAAAGGTGCGCCTGAAACCTCCAGATATGTTCAAGTGCTAGACCATATTCCACTAGCACAAAATAGAGCGAGGGTAATTGTTAGACATTATAGGAAATTCTTAAAGAATAAATTATTGAATAGAATTATTATGTTTAGACAATTACAACATAAATTATTTTACCAAGTATTTAAAGAGGATTATCTAATATTAAGAACACAAACCTTCAATCATCAAATGGGTTATATAGAAAAAGATAACGTTAAGTTATTAGGAGAAGATAAAATGGTTCAATATTACTGGGACTGGTTGCAAAATGCATTTATAAGAGATAAGCCATGGGAACTTCACCCAACAACTAAAAATACAAACTCAATACATGAAGATATGGGGATGCTGTATCCACCAGAGAATCCATCATTAGCCATAAAAAATATGAGATCCATAAGAATGAATACACTGATTAGAGCCTTAATTCCTATTGGTTTTATAATCCTGCTAATTTAA
- a CDS encoding MaoC/PaaZ C-terminal domain-containing protein, with translation MFYINDFNVGHTLKHHIEITEELHNSFGLMSGDNSPIHNDSDFSKSSIYKKPIGYAFLITALLSRIYGTVFPGGSELCLSQTCSFKKEYYVGDTLEFVLKVIHKNDSMRIATIDNLVLNQDQEIIFSGQAIMQLILGCK, from the coding sequence ATGTTTTATATTAATGACTTTAATGTTGGCCACACACTTAAACACCATATTGAGATAACAGAAGAGCTTCATAATTCATTTGGTTTAATGTCCGGAGATAATAGTCCTATTCATAATGATTCTGATTTCTCAAAATCTTCTATTTATAAAAAGCCAATTGGTTATGCCTTTTTAATAACAGCTCTTTTATCAAGGATTTATGGCACTGTCTTCCCAGGTGGATCAGAGTTATGTCTTAGCCAGACTTGTAGTTTTAAAAAGGAATATTATGTTGGAGATACCCTAGAGTTTGTACTAAAGGTAATTCATAAGAATGACAGTATGAGAATAGCTACAATTGATAATTTAGTTTTGAATCAAGACCAAGAAATTATTTTTTCTGGTCAAGCCATAATGCAATTAATCCTAGGATGTAAATGA
- a CDS encoding AAC(3) family N-acetyltransferase — MKIFLDDDDKYIDIDSFVSSLQRYINPGDFIYVEMDLMSFGRLYNPEISRDEFLEAFFQIFYELIGPKGHMSFPSFSYSWGCDKDSKIFDKLSTPGKVGVFPEFIRNRLNSFRTNDPMFSVVVHGPKAEEISCITPSSFGQGSFFHKLHGFNAKLISFGLNQYDPTFVHYAEQFFDENIRKINYRKSINFSGILIENNISKEAEHEAFMRDLNSGLMFNDKNLKRDLMSKNKLNSLKIGVGDIYISDSKDVFDTCIEGMTMEPYYLCKSI, encoded by the coding sequence ATGAAAATTTTTCTTGATGATGATGATAAATATATTGATATCGATTCGTTCGTGTCATCTCTTCAGCGCTATATAAATCCAGGGGATTTTATATATGTAGAGATGGATCTTATGAGTTTTGGCAGACTATATAATCCTGAAATCTCTAGAGATGAGTTTTTGGAGGCATTTTTTCAAATATTCTATGAATTAATTGGTCCGAAAGGTCATATGAGCTTTCCTTCTTTTTCTTATAGCTGGGGTTGTGATAAAGATTCTAAGATTTTTGATAAGCTAAGTACCCCTGGGAAGGTTGGTGTTTTCCCAGAGTTTATAAGAAACAGATTAAACTCTTTTCGTACCAATGATCCAATGTTTTCTGTTGTTGTTCATGGACCAAAGGCTGAAGAAATTAGTTGTATAACTCCCTCATCATTTGGTCAAGGCTCGTTCTTTCATAAATTACATGGTTTCAACGCTAAGTTAATAAGTTTTGGACTTAATCAATATGATCCTACCTTTGTGCATTACGCAGAACAGTTTTTTGATGAGAATATACGTAAGATTAATTATCGTAAATCTATTAATTTTTCTGGAATCCTTATAGAGAATAATATTTCTAAAGAAGCTGAGCATGAAGCCTTTATGAGGGATCTAAATTCAGGACTAATGTTTAACGATAAAAATCTTAAAAGAGATCTTATGAGCAAAAATAAGTTAAATTCTTTAAAGATAGGTGTAGGTGATATATATATTTCAGATAGCAAGGATGTTTTTGATACTTGCATAGAAGGAATGACTATGGAACCTTATTATTTATGTAAATCAATTTAA
- a CDS encoding DUF3318 domain-containing protein, which yields MSELQRLKGLLPPENQSWVFVEAAAALDPPLITLEEIGRDEVEIQVDLEQWDFLAQDHRNLLFWHEVGRIQNDTIPRDGWEMAALAIGLGGAIGELWVQDGLLLLMALGLSGFAGYRLYLKNNSEKRLQDAISADERAIDLACRFGYSVPNAYKSLGGALKDLIEKSRKKKKRTFFEDRLEALRKSAEKARAEMAEQEGSRSSVTSENVYG from the coding sequence ATGAGCGAACTCCAGCGCCTAAAAGGGCTGCTGCCCCCAGAAAACCAAAGCTGGGTGTTCGTGGAGGCGGCTGCAGCTCTTGACCCTCCATTAATAACCCTTGAAGAGATCGGTAGAGACGAGGTCGAAATTCAAGTTGATCTAGAACAATGGGATTTCCTTGCCCAAGACCATAGAAATCTCCTCTTCTGGCACGAAGTTGGTCGTATACAAAACGACACAATTCCAAGAGATGGATGGGAAATGGCTGCTTTGGCTATTGGCCTCGGCGGAGCAATTGGAGAGCTATGGGTACAAGATGGTCTATTACTCTTAATGGCCTTGGGCCTCTCAGGTTTTGCAGGATATCGGTTGTACCTTAAGAACAATTCTGAAAAAAGGCTTCAGGATGCCATTTCAGCAGACGAAAGGGCTATTGATCTTGCATGTAGATTTGGTTACAGCGTTCCAAATGCGTATAAAAGCCTAGGTGGTGCACTTAAAGATTTAATTGAAAAATCGCGTAAGAAGAAGAAAAGGACTTTCTTCGAAGACAGATTAGAAGCATTAAGAAAAAGTGCAGAAAAGGCTAGAGCAGAAATGGCTGAGCAAGAAGGATCAAGATCATCTGTAACAAGTGAAAATGTATATGGATAG
- the rsfS gene encoding ribosome silencing factor yields the protein MDSKELARIAANACEDKKAQNISLIKIDNVSTLSDWILITNGLSDVQVRAIINSVEKRVKEETDIEPIRKEGINEAKWALLDYGDLIVNVFQLKERNYYDLEGFWSNGEIYSSLET from the coding sequence ATGGATAGTAAAGAACTAGCCAGAATTGCAGCCAACGCTTGTGAAGACAAGAAGGCTCAAAACATAAGTCTTATCAAAATTGACAATGTATCAACCTTATCTGACTGGATATTAATAACAAATGGCTTATCAGATGTACAAGTTAGAGCAATAATTAATTCAGTAGAGAAAAGAGTAAAAGAAGAAACTGATATTGAGCCAATAAGAAAAGAAGGAATAAATGAAGCCAAATGGGCTTTGCTTGACTATGGAGACTTAATAGTAAATGTCTTTCAACTTAAAGAGAGAAATTACTATGATTTAGAAGGCTTCTGGAGCAATGGAGAAATATATTCTAGCTTGGAAACTTGA